A single window of Malus sylvestris chromosome 5, drMalSylv7.2, whole genome shotgun sequence DNA harbors:
- the LOC126622851 gene encoding thioredoxin O, mitochondrial-like, producing the protein MACLYTFTNWPIYIFVVLGSSCIFALNPKQSTESREENGEELRSSQGTTIAASSAQRFFIVTTFLPILSKPWLLQSTPHHLRHPQQLLPPPNPSPIPSITSQTLTFSNSGLSPRPQVPLILLSFRLRMNLAAQSAKLKMELCQHFSISLQCGRFISPIIGELSEQYPHVTTYKVDIDEPTFQFFKTGRRWLKLLVLMLLA; encoded by the exons ATGGCTT GCCTATATACCTTCACCAACTGGCCCATTTACATATTCGTTGTTTTGGGCTCTTCTTGTATTTTTGCCTTAAACCCCAAACAAAGCACCGAATCGAGAGAAGAAAATGGCGAGGAACTCAGGAGTAGCCAAGGCACGACAATCGCAGCAAGTTCTGCGCAGCGCTTCTTCATCGTCACAACCTTCCTTCCAATTCTTTCCAAACCCTGGCTTCTTCAATCCACACCGCACCATCTCCGCCACCCACAGCAGCTCCTTCCACCTCCAAACCCTTCTCCAATTCCCTCCATCACTTCCCAAACCCTCACTTTCTCCAACTCCGGCCTCTCTCCTCGCCCTCAG GTGCCTCTAATATTGTTGTCATTCAGGCTGAGGATGAATTTGGCAGCGCAATCAGCCAAGCTaaag ATGGAGCTGTGCCAGCACTTTTCTATTTCACTGCAGTGTG GCAGGTTCATATCTCCAATCATTGGAGAGTTGAGTGAGCAATACCCACACGTAACAACTTATAAGGTTGACATCGACGAG CCTACATTCCAATTCTTTAAAACGGGAAGAAGGTGGCTCAAGTTGTTGGTGCTAATGTTGCTCGCTTGA
- the LOC126624836 gene encoding copper-transporting ATPase RAN1-like — protein sequence MAPSPRDLQLSQISARAPTSMVAAGDFGDLEDVRLLDSYENSEGVEEGMKRVQVRVSGMTCAACSNSVEGALQSVKGVLTASVALLQSRADVVFDPRLVKDEDIKNAIEDAGFEAEVIPEPSASGTKPHGTLSGQFSIGGMTCAACVNSVEGILKGLPGVKRAVVALATSLGEVEYDPLVISKDEIVNAIEDAGFDASLVQSSQQDKIVLGVAGVFSEMDAQTLEAIISNLKGVRHFRVDRISRELEILFDPEVVTSRSLVDEIQEASNEKFKLQVANPYTRMTSKDIDEASNMFRLFLSSLLLSIPIFFIRVVCPHIPLLYSLLLWKCGPFEMGDWLKWALVSVVQFVIGKRFYIAAARALRNGSTNMDVLVALGTSASYFYSVCALLYGAVTGFWSPTYFETSAMLITFVLLGKYLECLAKGKTSDAIKKLIELAPATALLIVKDKGGKVIGEREIDALLIQPRDVLKVLPGTKVPADGMVVWGSSYVNESMVTGEAIPVSKEVNSLVIGGTINLHGALHIQVTKVGSDTVLSQIINLVETAQMSKAPIQKFADFIASIFVPTVVALALLTLLGWYIAGAFGAYPEKWLPENGNHFVFALMFSISVVVIACPCALGLATPTAVMVATGVGANNGVLIKGGDALERAQKIKYVIFDKTGTLTQGKASVTTVKVFTGMDRGEFLKLVASAEASSEHPLAKAIVEYARHFHFFDEPSVTNDAPNKSKDTTLSGWLFDASEFSALPGRGIQCFIDGKLVLVGNRKLMTESGIDIPTHVENFVVELEESAKTGILVAYEGNLIGVLGVADPLKREAAIVIEGLRKMGVIPVMVTGDNRRTAQAVAKEVGIQDVRAEVMPAGKADVVCSFQKDGSIVAMVGDGINDSPALAASDVGMAIGAGTDIAIEAADYVLMRNNLEDVITAIDLSRKTFTRIRLNYVFAMAYNVIAIPIAAGVFFPSLGIMLPPWAAGACMAMSSVSVVCSSLLLRRYKKPRLTAILEIVVE from the exons ATGGCGCCGAGTCCCAGAGACCTCCAGCTTTCCCAAATCTCCGCCCGAGCTCCGACGTCGATGGTTGCCGCCGGCGACTTCGGCGATTTGGAGGACGTGAGGCTCCTGGATTCGTATGAGAATTCGGAGGGAGTTGAAGAGGGGATGAAGAGGGTTCAAGTCAGAGTCTCTGGCATGACGTGTGCTGCTTGCTCGAATTCTGTCGAAGGTGCTCTGCAGAGCGTCAAAGGGGTTCTCACGGCCTCCGTGGCGTTGCTCCAGAGTAGGGCCGATGTGGTTTTTGATCCGAGATTGGTCAAG GATGAAGACATCAAGAATGCAATTGAAGATGCCGGGTTTGAGGCAGAGGTTATACCTGAGCCCAGTGCAAGTGGAACAAAGCCACATGGTACCCTGTCTGGTCAGTTCTCAATAGGAGGTATGACCTGTGCTGCCTGTGTGAACTCTGTTGAAGGTATTCTAAAAGGGCTTCCTGGGGTCAAAAGAGCTGTAGTAGCCCTGGCAACTTCACTAGGGGAAGTGGAGTATGATCCTCTGGTAATTAGTAAAGATGAGATAGTGAATGCCATTGAAGATGCTGGTTTTGATGCATCACTTGTACAGAGTAGTCAACAGGATAAAATCGTACTTGGAGTTGCTGGCGTATTCAGTGAGATGGATGCACAGACTTTAGAAGCCATAATTAGCAATTTGAAAGGGGTGAGACATTTTCGTGTTGACAGGATTTCAAGAGAACTTGAAATCCTCTTTGATCCTGAAGTTGTCACTTCTAGATCCTTGGTGGATGAGATTCAGGAAGCAAGCAATGAGAAATTTAAACTACAAGTGGCAAACCCTTATACAAGAATGACTTCTAAAGATATCGATGAAGCCTCAAATATGTTTCGGCTGTTTCTTTCCAGTTTGCTTCTCAGT ATTCCTATCTTTTTCATTCGAGTAGTTTGTCCTCATATCCCGCTTCTTTATTCGTTACTGCTCTGGAAATGTGGGCCCTTTGAAATGGGTGATTGGTTGAAGTGGGCATTGGTCAGTGTTGTTCAGTTTGTTATTGGGAAGCGCTTCTACATTGCAGCTGCCAGAGCCTTACGAAATGGTTCAACTAACATGGATGTTTTGGTCGCATTGGGAACTTCGGCCTCTTACTTCTATTCTGTATGCGCACTTCTATATGGTGCAGTCACTGGGTTCTGGTCTCCAACGTACTTTGAAACAAGTGCCATGCTAATAACATTTGTACTTTTGGGGAAATATCTGGAGTGCCTTGCAAAAGGAAAAACATCAGATGCCATCAAGAAGTTGATAGAACTTGCTCCAGCTACAGCATTGTTAATTGTCAAAGATAAAG GTGGGAAAGTCATTGGAGAAAGGGAAATTGATGCCTTGCTGATTCAGCCCAGGGATGTGTTAAAGGTTCTTCCTGGTACCAAGGTTCCTGCTGATGGTATGGTTGTGTGGGGTTCAAGTTATGTCAATGAGAGTATGGTGACCGGTGAAGCTATACCTGTTTCAAAGGAAGTAAATTCATTAGTTATCGGAGGAACGATAAATTTACATGGAGCTCTTCATATACAAGTTACAAAAGTTGGATCCGATACAGTTTTAAGTCAGATAATTAATTTGGTCGAGACTGCTCAGATGTCCAAAGCTCCTATTCAGAAATTTGCTGATTTT ATTGCTAGCATTTTCGTCCCTACTGTAGTTGCCTTGGCATTGTTGACATTGTTGGGTTG GTATATTGCTGGAGCCTTTGGAGCTTACCCAGAAAAGTGGCTCCCTGAAAACGGAAATCACTTTGTATTTGCCCTTATGTTTTCCATATcggttgtggtaattgcatgtCCTTGTGCACTGGGCTTGGCAACACCAACTGCTGTCATGGTTGCGACGGGGGTTGGGGCTAATAATGGTGTGCTGATAAAAGGAGGAGATGCTTTGGAAAGAGCTCAGAAGATCAAGTATGTGATATTTGATAAAACTGGTACCCTGACCCAGGGAAAAGCGTCAGTTACTACTGTAAAAGTTTTCACGGGAATGGATCGTGGAGAATTTCTTAAATTGGTGGCTTCTGCAGAG GCTAGCAGTGAACACCCATTGGCAAAAGCAATAGTGGAATATGCACGCCATTTTCACTTTTTTGATGAGCCTTCTGTAACTAACGATGCACCGAACAAGAGCAAAGACACCACACTTTCTGGATGGCTTTTTGATGCCTCAGAGTTCTCTGCTTTGCCCGGAAGAGGTATACAGTGCTTTATAGATGGAAAACTTGTTCTG GTCGGTAATAGGAAGCTGATGACTGAAAGTGGAATTGACATTCCTACACATGTAGAGAACTTTGTAGTAGAGCTGGAAGAAAGTGCAAAGACTGGCATACTTGTTGCATATGAAGGCAATTTAATTGGTGTTTTAGGGGTTGCGGACCCTCTAAAAAGAGAAGCTGCCATAGTGATAGAAGGACTACGTAAGATGGGTGTCATACCAGTCATGGTTACTGGGGATAATCGGAGGACAGCACAAGCTGTTGCTAAGGAG GTTGGCATTCAAGACGTGAGGGCAGAGGTAATGCCGGCTGGAAAAGCTGATGTCGTTTGTTCATTCCAGAAAGATGGAAGTATAGTTGCCATGGTTGGTGATGGAATCAATGACTCTCCTGCCCTAGCTGCTTCTGATGTTGGTATGGCAATCGGGGCAGGGACGGATATTGCAATTGAAGCAGCTGACTACGTGCTGATGAGAAATAACTTGGAAGACGTAATCACAGCCATTGATCTCTCAAGGAAAACCTTTACTCGTATTCGATTGAATTACGTGTTTGCCATGGCGTACAATGTGATCGCAATACCTATTGCCGCGGGGGTCTTCTTCCCATCGCTGGGGATCATGTTGCCGCCATGGGCAGCGGGTGCATGCATGGCTATGTCATCTGTTAGTGTTGTATGCTCTTCTTTGCTCCTTAGGAGGTACAAAAAACCCAGACTTACCGCCATACTGGAAATAGTTGTAGAGtag
- the LOC126624838 gene encoding VQ motif-containing protein 22-like has protein sequence MPSSSEWGQYYQQALMDNGQKTTPISGGFSDSTIVTTSSHTVTEISPSSPSGGQRTPTGTVSKPIRRRSRVSKKTPITLLNANANNFRDLVQQFTGCAASSTPLSFGSQKGPINLNFGSNNNVTSSVMAPFDNHNYNYQYHQQLQRLAQPPLQVQQQQQRQPLLQLQENQHLHQGEQQMYPIDNVSGSGNDVFQYSSTSVNYNPMQSVEVVDGFVMDQEDIALHEFSREFFSS, from the coding sequence ATGCCAAGTTCTAGTGAGTGGGGGCAATACTACCAACAAGCCCTCATGGATAATGGGCAGAAAACAACACCCATTAGTGGAGGGTTTTCTGATTCCACTATTGTCACAACAAGTAGCCATACTGTGACAGAAATCAGCCCCAGCAGCCCTAGTGGGGGCCAGCGCACGCCAACAGGAACTGTGTCAAAACCCATCAGAAGGAGGTCTAGGGTTTCAAAGAAGACGCCCATCACCCTCCTCAATGCCAACGCCAACAACTTTCGAGATTTGGTGCAACAATTCACAGGTTGTGCTGCTTCTAGCACACCCCTTTCCTTTGGGAGCCAAAAGGGTCCGATCAACTTGAATTTTGGATCCAATAATAACGTGACTAGTTCTGTAATGGCACCTTTTGACAATCATAACTATAACTACCAGTATCATCAACAGTTGCAGCGGTTGGCGCAGCCGCCGCTACAAgtacagcaacaacaacaacgacAACCGCTGCTACAGTTGCAAGAAAACCAACACTTACATCAAGGGGAACAACAAATGTATCCGATTGACAATGTTAGCGGTAGTGGTAACGATGTGTTCCAATATTCATCGACTAGTGTTAATTATAATCCTATGCAAAGTGTGGAGGTTGTGGATGGTTTTGTCATGGATCAGGAAGATATAGCTTTGCATGAATTTTCTAGGGAATTTTTCTCCAGTTAG